The sequence below is a genomic window from Desulfonauticus submarinus.
AAATTCGGGAAAATCCTCCTGATATTCTTATTACTAATCCTGAGATGCTTCATTTAGGCATGTTACCACATTTTCATTTATGGGAAAATTTTTTTAAATATTTAAAGTTTATTGTAGTAGATGAAGTACATACCTATAGGGGAATTTTTGGTTCTCATTTAGCATGGGTGTTTAGACGACTTAAAAGGCTTTGTAATTATTTAGGTACAAATTTTCAGTGGATTTTTTGCTCTGCTACAATTGCTAATCCTTTGGAATTAGTGTCTCAGTTAACAGATATATCGCCAGTTTTAATTAAAGAAAGTGGTGCTCCTAAGGGAGAGCTACACTTTCTAGTTTTGCGCGGTTTATTTAATCCTGCTGGAGCGTGTTTAAAAATGCTTCAGCAAACAAAAGAGCTAGGACTTCGAACTATTGTCTTTACTAAATCTCGTAAAATGACAGAATTGATTAGTATGTGGGCATCTAAAAGACAATCTAAAGTTGTCCCATATAGAGCAGGATTTCTACCAATAGAAAGAAGAAAAATAGAAAACAGTTTATTTTCTGGGGAGATAAACACTGTTGTATCTACTAGTGCCTTGGAATTGGGAGTAGATATAGGTAAATTAGATGTCTGTGTGTTAGTTGGATATCCTGGCTCTATTATGTCTTTGTGGCAGAGGATAGGAAGGGTTGGTAGAAGTGGTAGGCCTAGTTTAGTGGTTTATTTAGGGCTTGAAGATTCAATAGATGAGTATTTTTTACAACACCCAAAAGAACTTTTGACTGCTCCCTTGGAAAAGGCAGTATTAAATCCTTTTAATCCATATATATTAAAACAACATCTTATGTGTGTTTTGGCTGAACATACTTTAAGTAGAGAAGAGATAAATAAAAATGGAATTGCTCAAACTTTAGAAGAATTATGGCAAGAAGGCAGGATTTTGCGGACGCAAACAGGAGATTTTGTATCTAAAGAAAAAAATCCTCAAAGAAAAATTAATTTAAGGGGGATAGGAAAACGGTATAATTTATTTGAAAATAATAAATGGATTGGAGATATTGATGGATTTAGAGTTTATAAAGAAACTCATCCAGGAGCAATTTATTTGCACGCAGGAGAGGAATATTTGGTGGAGCAGATTGATGAGGAGCACAAAGTAGTTATTTTAAGAAAAATACGCTCTACCTATTATACTAGAGCAATAGTGGAAAAACAGACTACTATTTTAGAAATCAATAGGCAACAACAGTGGGACAATTTTTATATTTTTCAGGGAAAGTTACAAATAACAGAACAAGTAATAGGATATGAAAAAAGAAAAAAAGGATTAAATTTTTTACTTGGAAAAGTAGACTTAGACTTACCTAAAATTGAATTTGAAACACAAGGCTTTTGGGTTAAAATACCAGAGAATACTAGATGTCTTGTTGAGCAACAAAATTTTCATTTTATGGGTGGTATTCATGGGTTAGAACATCTTTTAATTGGTTTATTGCCGTTAATCCTTTTGGCAGATAGGAATGATTTTGGCGGTATTTCGACTCCATTTCATCTTCAGGTTGAAGACGCAGGCGTGTTTATTTACGATGCTTATCCTGGAGGAGCAGGTTTAAGCGAACAAGCTTTTGAGCAAATTAAATACTTATTAAAAAGAGCATCTAAAATGTTGTTTGCTTGTAAGTGTGAAAATGGGTGTCCTAAATGTATTCAATCGCCTAAGTGTGGTTCTGGGAATAGACCTTTGGATAAAAGAGCTACAAAAGTTATCTTACAAGATTTATTGAAAATAGTCTCCAAAAATATTTTAAAAATTCAAAAAATTGAAAAGGCAAAAGCAAAGAAAGTAAAAGTTAAGGTTAATTTAACTAAAAATTTTGCTGTTTTGGATTTAGAAACAAAACTTTTAGCTCAAGAAGTGGGAGGATGGCACAAAGCCCATAAAATGGGTATAAGTTGTGTAGGAGTATATTTTTCTGAAAAAGATAGTATTATTTTTTTTCAAGATTCTGAATTACAAAAATTATGGGAGCTTTTATTAAAACAGGATTTGATTGTAGGGTTTAATATTCTGGGTTTTGATTTTAAAGTATTACAAGGAAGTTTAAAAAGAAATTGGTATGACCTTCCCACATTAGACCTTTTGTTAGAAATAAAAAAGAAGTTGGGGTATAGGCTTTCTCTAGACCATTTGGCTCAATATACTTTAAATGCTCAAAAAAAGGGGAATGGACTTTTAGCAGTAAAGTGGTGGAGAGAAGGGAAAATTGAGAAAATAATAGAATACTGCAAACACGATGTCTTTTTAACCAAAGAACTGTATCTTTTTGGGAGAAAAAATGGATATCTTTGCTTTAAAAATAAAGCAGGACAAATTGTTCATGTACCTGTGCACTGGAGATAATTTAAGAGCAAGATTGAGTAAGGTAATAACTTACTTGTATTTTGGTAAGAATTCTTCTAAGAAAGAGTAGATAAAGACTTTTACGTTTTTGTTAAAATGGATGATAAGCAAGTAAAACTTATACCTTTAGGCGGATTAGGAGAGATAGGACTTGCACACTGGAGATTTTAAAATAGATTTAAATCCCACCAATAATCAATTTACAGACCTAGATGCTATAAAGAAATTTAGTGATTCTGGCGTAAAATTATTGCTTTCAGATTCTACTAATGTAGAAAGAGAGGGCAGAGCGCTAAGTGAAAAGGAAATATATCAAAGCTTAGAGAATATTTTTGTCCAAGCTTCTGGCCGTATTTTGGTAACATTGTTTTCTAGTCATATCCAGCGGATCCAAGAAGTTTTTGATTTGGCAGAAGAATTTGATCGTAAAGTTGTAGTGAGTGGAAAGAGTCTTTTTGTTAATATAGATTTAGCTAGAGAACTTGGTTTTTTAAAATTTAAAGAAGATACTTATTTATCCATAGAAGATGCTAAGGACTTACCAGCTAATAAGGTAGTTTTACTTCTTACAGGGTCTCAAGGAGAACCTTTGTCTGCCTTAGCTAGGCTGGCGCGGCAAGAGCATAGGCAATTAGAGATTCTTCC
It includes:
- a CDS encoding DEAD/DEAH box helicase, which encodes MLEEKAALYRLLDYICSTSGEWEVVFKTLLRSQNPCFKKDCNLNLHPLISSFIQQKLLYSHQAEALYHLGLGHNICVATPTASGKSLIYNLGVLNAFTLEPSTKALYIFPLKALAQDQAKKLQNLAKTIGLKIKVEIYDGDTSSWKRKKIRENPPDILITNPEMLHLGMLPHFHLWENFFKYLKFIVVDEVHTYRGIFGSHLAWVFRRLKRLCNYLGTNFQWIFCSATIANPLELVSQLTDISPVLIKESGAPKGELHFLVLRGLFNPAGACLKMLQQTKELGLRTIVFTKSRKMTELISMWASKRQSKVVPYRAGFLPIERRKIENSLFSGEINTVVSTSALELGVDIGKLDVCVLVGYPGSIMSLWQRIGRVGRSGRPSLVVYLGLEDSIDEYFLQHPKELLTAPLEKAVLNPFNPYILKQHLMCVLAEHTLSREEINKNGIAQTLEELWQEGRILRTQTGDFVSKEKNPQRKINLRGIGKRYNLFENNKWIGDIDGFRVYKETHPGAIYLHAGEEYLVEQIDEEHKVVILRKIRSTYYTRAIVEKQTTILEINRQQQWDNFYIFQGKLQITEQVIGYEKRKKGLNFLLGKVDLDLPKIEFETQGFWVKIPENTRCLVEQQNFHFMGGIHGLEHLLIGLLPLILLADRNDFGGISTPFHLQVEDAGVFIYDAYPGGAGLSEQAFEQIKYLLKRASKMLFACKCENGCPKCIQSPKCGSGNRPLDKRATKVILQDLLKIVSKNILKIQKIEKAKAKKVKVKVNLTKNFAVLDLETKLLAQEVGGWHKAHKMGISCVGVYFSEKDSIIFFQDSELQKLWELLLKQDLIVGFNILGFDFKVLQGSLKRNWYDLPTLDLLLEIKKKLGYRLSLDHLAQYTLNAQKKGNGLLAVKWWREGKIEKIIEYCKHDVFLTKELYLFGRKNGYLCFKNKAGQIVHVPVHWR